The DNA window TGGCGGAGCTTTGCGCCTTCGGCGGGCGCTATCTTTTGCAGGAACGGAAACAGCAGCCAGCCGCCGACCCCCCACGCCATTCCGAACGCCCGGTTCAACTCGACCGGACGCGGGTCGAGGCTGCCATAGATATAGACCTGCTTGTGCACGCTCGATCCGTAGCGGCTGTAGACTTTTGCGGTTTTGTTGACCGCAATCTCCATGCAAGTGAGGATTTGACCAGCAAGTTTGCCGCCACCGATGGCATCGAACGCCAGCGTCGCACCGGTTTCGACCAACGCGCTCGTCAGATCTTCCATGAAGGCCGGCGTGGTGGAATCGACGACGTGTTTCGCCCCGATCTTGCGCAGGATATTGGCCTGCTCCGGGCTGCGCACGATATTGACGAGACCGATGCCGTCCTTGAGGCAGATCTTGTTGAGCATCTGCCCAAGGTTGGACGCGGCTGCCGTATGGACGAGCGCCTTATGGCCTTCGCGCCGCATGGTCTCGACCATGCCGAGCGCCGTCAGCGGATTGACGAAGCAGGATGCACCCTCGGCGGGCGTAATGCCCGCAGGCAGCGGTAGACATTCGCTCACTTTCAGGCAGCGATACTGCGCATACATTGCACCGCCGATCATGGCGACGGTCCTGCCCATCAGTGCCTTGGCTGAATCCGACGAGCCGGTCTTGACGACGACGCCGGCGCCCTCATTGCCGACCGGCATCGATTCATCGAGCCGCCCTGCCATCGCCTTCATCGCCGCTTCCGGCACATGGGCGGTAATCACCGGCGCGTCCTTGGTGCCGGACGCTTTGGCGGTGCTCATATCGGCGGCTCCGACCAACAGGCCCAAGTCCGAGGGGTTGATCGGCGAAGCCTCGACGCGGACCACGACTTCATCGGCTGATGGTTCGGGGATGGCGACTTCGGCCAATGATATCTCAAGTTCGCCGCTTTTCCTGATGAGCGAACGTAACTGAAGCCCGGTCTTGCTATCTGAACTCACGACATACCTCCCGTTTCGGCACTACCGAATTGGGTGGGAGTGTTCGCAGGTTACGGCGAGAAGGCAAGCCTCATTGTGCTTGATACGTAGCAGGCTCAGCCCGCGATCACGGCTTGGCGGTTTCGGGCGCCTCGCCGCGGGCTACACGATCAGCACGTCATGCGCGGTCAGCGGGGTCATGACACCGGCCAGCGTGATGGACGCATCGTGACCGAGGTCGATGACCGTATCATGACCGACGACTTGGACAGCGAGATGCGCAAAATCAACGGCCACGTTCGAGGCGAGCTGAAGAATGTCGTGGCCGGCGGCATCTCCGGACTTGAAATTATTGATGATGTCGTGCCCGGAGACCTGATTGAAGACGAAGGTGTCCCCACCTGCGCTGTTGATGACGTCGTTTGCCGTCGTCGAAGTCAATGTGACACCGGAGACATAGGCCGTCATGGTATGCGAACCATCGTTGTTGTCGAAAGTGGTCATGATCCTGTGTCCCGATGCGTCCGTCACGTCATGTCGCGCTGTATAGGCTTGACCCGTGATATCGTAAGTATCCACAGTCTTGATGCCGCTGGCGTCGACGGTCTGCTTCAGGAGCAGCGATCCGTCGGCGCGATAGTCTTCGATCAGCACGCTATGCCCCGATGAATCGTCGACTGTGTGCTGCGAGGTATAATCCTTGCCGACGATGTCGTAGCTGTAGATGTCGCGCGAACCGTCGGCATGCCGGAGCGTCTCGGTCGTCAGGGTATCGTCCGCAGCGTAGATGGATTGGACATAAGATCCATCCTTTTGCGTCACCGTTTCCTCGGTAACGTGGCCGGCGCTGTCATATTGGTCCAGCGTGCTGACCACGCCGGACTCGACGGTCTGCTTCAGGAGCATGGATCCATCCGCGCGATAGTCTTCGATCAGCACGCTGTGCCCCGATGAATCGTCGACAGTATGCTGCGAACTGTAGTCCTTGCCGACAATGCCGTAGCTATAGATGTCGCGCGAACCGTCGGCATGCGCGAGCGTTTCGGTGACGAGACTACCGTCCGCGGCATAGGTGGACTGGACATAGGATCCGTCCTTCTGCGTCACGGTTACCTCGATGGTGTGCCCGAGGCTGTCATACTGATCGACCGTCTTGATGCCACTGGCATCGACGGTCTGCTTCAGGATCAACGATCCGTCGGCGCGATAGTCTTCGATCGCTACGCTATGTCCCAATGAATCGCTGAGTGTATGCTGCGAGGTGTAGCCCTCGCCCACAATGCCATAGTTGTAGATGTCGCGCGAGCCGTCGGCGTGCCGGATGGTCTCGCTGGTTTCGAGGCCCGACGCATTGAAGGTAAATTGATCGAACGAACCGTCGACATAACTCGTTGCGAACTGCGTGAGATGACCGGCGACGTCGTAGTCGGCGCGGACGACCGAGCCGTCGCCGTTGACTACTTGCGTGAAGGCGAGACCGCCGGTCGCGGTCCCGTCGCCGTGGAAATATTGCGACACCACCGCCTCGGCCGGCTTTCCCATCACGGAATAGCCGGTGCTGGTATACTGGTTGTTGAGATCCCATTGCCAGAGTTCGACGCCTTGCATCCAGCTGCCGCCTTCCGCCGTCCAGACCTGAAAGAAAGCCTTGTAGGCGTCCGCCTGCGCTGCCGGATCGGGGGTGCCGTTAATGGTCCATGACCCCGGCTGGATCGCGGTGCCATCGATGCTGCGATAGCCCATCTCCGTCATCAGGACCGGCTTGCCGTATTGCTCCGACAGCGAATGGAGGAAATCGACCGGCGATTTGTGCTCGAACGCGGCCGCGTAATAGGGGTTGGTTGGCACCTCGTTCCAGGCGTTGACGAGGTCCTGCACGGTCGGCGTACTGCTGGTCGTCAGCGGCGGATAGGTATTCACGCCGATGGTGTCGAGTTCGTCCCAGAAGCTGACCTTGGACGCCTCATCGGTCGCGGCGGCATAGGTCAGTTCGCCGTGGTAGACTTGGCGAACGGCCGCGATCAG is part of the Bradyrhizobium erythrophlei genome and encodes:
- a CDS encoding zinc-binding dehydrogenase, producing MSSDSKTGLQLRSLIRKSGELEISLAEVAIPEPSADEVVVRVEASPINPSDLGLLVGAADMSTAKASGTKDAPVITAHVPEAAMKAMAGRLDESMPVGNEGAGVVVKTGSSDSAKALMGRTVAMIGGAMYAQYRCLKVSECLPLPAGITPAEGASCFVNPLTALGMVETMRREGHKALVHTAAASNLGQMLNKICLKDGIGLVNIVRSPEQANILRKIGAKHVVDSTTPAFMEDLTSALVETGATLAFDAIGGGKLAGQILTCMEIAVNKTAKVYSRYGSSVHKQVYIYGSLDPRPVELNRAFGMAWGVGGWLLFPFLQKIAPAEGAKLRQRVVDELKTTFASHYTQVVSLQEALQLSNIAVYGKRATGEKYLINPNKGG
- a CDS encoding glycoside hydrolase family 113 → MANIFEVQGFGALSEWNGQFSSASADQAFHTIAALGSNSIELTARIWTQSGTTDTVIADPAKTESDASLLAGFQAAHAAGLSVVFKAAISPLDGTPTSSMAPTDVSAFFASYEAEIVHLATIAQAGGVETFAIGNEMSSLSGPQYRGYWTDLIAAVRQVYHGELTYAAATDEASKVSFWDELDTIGVNTYPPLTTSSTPTVQDLVNAWNEVPTNPYYAAAFEHKSPVDFLHSLSEQYGKPVLMTEMGYRSIDGTAIQPGSWTINGTPDPAAQADAYKAFFQVWTAEGGSWMQGVELWQWDLNNQYTSTGYSVMGKPAEAVVSQYFHGDGTATGGLAFTQVVNGDGSVVRADYDVAGHLTQFATSYVDGSFDQFTFNASGLETSETIRHADGSRDIYNYGIVGEGYTSQHTLSDSLGHSVAIEDYRADGSLILKQTVDASGIKTVDQYDSLGHTIEVTVTQKDGSYVQSTYAADGSLVTETLAHADGSRDIYSYGIVGKDYSSQHTVDDSSGHSVLIEDYRADGSMLLKQTVESGVVSTLDQYDSAGHVTEETVTQKDGSYVQSIYAADDTLTTETLRHADGSRDIYSYDIVGKDYTSQHTVDDSSGHSVLIEDYRADGSLLLKQTVDASGIKTVDTYDITGQAYTARHDVTDASGHRIMTTFDNNDGSHTMTAYVSGVTLTSTTANDVINSAGGDTFVFNQVSGHDIINNFKSGDAAGHDILQLASNVAVDFAHLAVQVVGHDTVIDLGHDASITLAGVMTPLTAHDVLIV